In the genome of Candidatus Cloacimonadota bacterium, one region contains:
- a CDS encoding immune inhibitor A: DRGNRSFIIEWYNLRNGKNGTSPETFQVILYDQSVHNTSMGDGPIKFQYHTFNNVDSQSGSRHGNYATIGIEDHTGTRGLEYTFNNQYPPTASSLSNGTALYISNVPIYHEAANIFIADTYLADSNMIIEPGETVSMGILLQNSGNIPADNIVADLTTEDPYVNLQSQSSEYYALFPGESGVNKQPYVFSISEDCPAGHLINFEIAISSMVGTWNHNFTMQVDSSKLRYHSYMINDYDGNHDGVINEANVQLIINLRNISDLEARNIEANLSTDISGVIIENPQITEIDIAPNQIMQIAFDLSFSGVDPELDLIPVLFNAQPQGGEGEEVILHVPYNQPNVKHNFDSNDGNFVSETGWAWGVPQNVTAYSPDKVWATNLSGEYPINVQYHLYTPKYILDSGSELSFMHYYGTEENYDGVNVAISTNNGNSWIALEPQGGYNGTDIVGLNMERGWTGNSMGWIPASFDLSSYAQQQVMFRFRLGTNGATNGIGWYIDDFELTNVVLKTGFVQGNVYTSSGINPRLTTVMSNQRYATTPADNGSFKLFLPNGTHTVTASTEYHQSSTISNVVISPSSPVFNTDFVLINLPAADNFHYILSDDSVDLSLHWEEPLEPLLPISSYRVYKRFNSGPFEIVQESSALSFSEQRTVQGSYYYYVTAIYMGVEGSPTNTVLIGNPFVDNDDDVTPELVTTLESNYPNPFNPTTTIAFNLAESGPVTLNIYNTKGQLVNQLANANYSAGKHYLIWNGRDKDGRPVSSGLYFYRLIAKNYANTRKMIMMK, from the coding sequence AATCTGGTTCTCGTCATGGAAACTATGCTACAATCGGTATTGAGGATCATACTGGTACTAGGGGCTTAGAATATACTTTCAACAATCAATATCCTCCCACAGCTTCCTCTTTAAGCAATGGCACAGCCCTCTACATATCCAATGTTCCCATTTATCATGAAGCTGCCAATATTTTTATTGCCGATACTTATTTGGCCGATAGCAATATGATAATTGAACCCGGAGAAACAGTTAGCATGGGCATCCTATTGCAAAATTCAGGTAATATTCCAGCAGATAACATTGTGGCAGATCTGACCACCGAAGATCCATATGTAAATCTTCAATCTCAAAGTTCCGAATATTATGCCCTATTCCCCGGAGAAAGCGGAGTAAACAAGCAGCCTTATGTCTTCAGTATTTCCGAAGACTGCCCGGCAGGTCACCTCATTAATTTCGAAATAGCCATTTCTTCGATGGTGGGTACATGGAACCACAATTTCACTATGCAGGTAGATTCTTCAAAATTGCGTTACCATTCCTATATGATTAACGATTACGACGGTAACCATGATGGCGTTATAAATGAAGCAAATGTGCAACTAATTATAAATTTGCGCAATATCTCAGATCTGGAAGCTCGGAATATTGAGGCAAATCTCAGTACCGATATCTCCGGAGTTATAATTGAAAATCCGCAGATCACAGAAATAGATATTGCTCCTAATCAAATCATGCAGATAGCGTTTGATCTTAGTTTTTCTGGGGTAGACCCAGAGTTGGATTTGATTCCCGTTCTGTTTAATGCACAACCACAAGGTGGCGAAGGCGAAGAAGTTATCTTGCATGTACCATACAATCAACCGAATGTGAAGCATAATTTCGACTCTAACGATGGCAATTTCGTTTCCGAAACCGGTTGGGCTTGGGGCGTTCCTCAAAACGTAACTGCATATAGTCCTGACAAAGTTTGGGCTACAAATCTTAGCGGCGAATACCCGATTAATGTTCAATACCATCTTTACACTCCAAAGTATATCTTGGACAGTGGCAGCGAATTAAGCTTTATGCATTATTATGGCACCGAAGAAAACTATGATGGAGTGAATGTAGCCATATCCACAAATAATGGTAATAGCTGGATAGCCCTAGAGCCACAAGGTGGATACAACGGAACCGATATTGTGGGGCTAAATATGGAGAGGGGCTGGACCGGAAATAGTATGGGGTGGATTCCGGCAAGCTTCGATCTTAGTTCTTATGCTCAGCAACAAGTTATGTTCCGTTTCCGTTTGGGTACAAATGGCGCTACCAATGGGATTGGTTGGTACATCGACGATTTTGAACTTACGAATGTGGTGTTAAAAACTGGATTCGTTCAGGGTAACGTGTATACAAGCTCCGGGATAAATCCTCGCCTTACCACCGTTATGTCTAACCAACGCTATGCCACAACCCCTGCTGATAATGGTAGCTTCAAACTGTTCTTGCCCAACGGAACTCATACCGTAACGGCAAGCACAGAATACCACCAGAGCTCAACAATAAGCAATGTTGTGATTAGTCCAAGCAGCCCTGTATTCAACACCGATTTCGTGTTGATTAATCTTCCTGCGGCAGACAACTTTCACTACATCCTCAGTGACGATTCTGTGGATTTATCCCTGCATTGGGAAGAGCCCTTAGAGCCACTTCTGCCAATTAGCTCTTACCGTGTATATAAGCGTTTCAACAGTGGTCCTTTCGAAATAGTGCAAGAATCTTCTGCCCTATCTTTCAGCGAGCAACGCACCGTGCAAGGCAGCTACTACTATTATGTTACTGCGATTTATATGGGTGTTGAGGGTAGCCCCACGAATACTGTTTTGATTGGCAATCCTTTTGTGGATAACGATGATGATGTAACTCCCGAATTAGTTACAACACTTGAATCTAACTATCCCAATCCCTTTAATCCTACTACTACAATAGCATTTAATCTTGCCGAATCCGGACCTGTTACGCTAAATATCTACAACACGAAAGGTCAGTTGGTGAATCAGTTGGCAAATGCAAATTATTCTGCCGGCAAGCACTATTTGATTTGGAATGGTCGCGATAAGGACGGACGCCCGGTATCTTCCGGTTTATATTTCTATAGATTAATTGCCAAGAACTATGCTAATACCCGCAAAATGATAATGATGAAATAA